A part of Deinococcota bacterium genomic DNA contains:
- a CDS encoding small multi-drug export protein → MTWVLEYTGKAATAWFLGFFPFFEIYVAVPAAIAMGLDYTSAVVWPALGNFTPVLLIVFAYEKLARHPQIGDWLTGRRSERFERLVNRYGSWFILVITPWVGVWIVAATARALGMKRSALLLYSLLSIVLYAVTIAAAVALGLEAFAQR, encoded by the coding sequence ATGACGTGGGTTCTGGAATACACGGGCAAGGCGGCAACAGCGTGGTTTTTAGGGTTTTTCCCCTTCTTCGAGATCTACGTGGCCGTGCCCGCCGCCATCGCCATGGGCCTCGACTACACCTCGGCGGTCGTCTGGCCGGCCCTGGGAAACTTCACCCCGGTCTTGCTCATCGTCTTCGCCTACGAGAAGCTCGCGCGCCATCCGCAGATAGGCGACTGGCTAACAGGGCGCAGGTCCGAACGTTTCGAGCGGCTCGTCAACCGTTACGGCAGCTGGTTCATCCTCGTCATCACCCCCTGGGTGGGTGTCTGGATCGTCGCCGCGACCGCAAGGGCGCTCGGCATGAAGCGGAGCGCGCTCCTCCTCTACTCGCTCCTAAGCATCGTCTTGTACGCGGTCACCATCGC